The following coding sequences lie in one Gemmatimonadota bacterium genomic window:
- a CDS encoding MGMT family protein has protein sequence MGESRYERIYRVVRAIPPGRVSTYGALARSAGLPGHARQVGYALAALPTDHDVPWHRVVNARGEISKRSAGPLSERIQRALLNEEGVRFTAGGRIDLERFGV, from the coding sequence GTGGGCGAGTCCCGCTACGAGCGCATCTACCGGGTCGTGCGGGCCATCCCGCCGGGCCGGGTGTCCACCTACGGGGCACTGGCCCGCTCGGCGGGTCTGCCGGGCCACGCCCGCCAGGTGGGGTACGCCTTGGCGGCACTTCCCACGGACCACGACGTGCCCTGGCACCGTGTGGTGAACGCGCGCGGCGAGATCTCCAAACGAAGCGCAGGACCGCTCTCCGAGCGCATCCAGCGCGCACTGTTGAACGAGGAAGGCGTGCGCTTCACCGCAGGCGGACGAATCGATCTGGAGCGTTTTGGCGTGTAG
- a CDS encoding rhodanese-like domain-containing protein has protein sequence MFFRQIFEEKLAQYAYLVGCQRTGEALVIDPMRDVARYRKIAEEEGLRLVAATETHIHADFLSGIRELAELHGVKAYLSAEGGAGWEYTWPERGRHDVHFLKHGDHFRVGNIRIEAVHTPGHTPEHLSFLITDEGGGANEPMGIASGDFVFVGDLGRPDLLETAAGVEGAMEPSARRLWESATRFLELPDYLQVWPGHGAGSACGKALGAVPETTVGYERRFSPALDMVQRSQNDFVDFILTGQPEPPVYFAEMKRLNRDGAPVLGQIPRARRLDQAALTAALADTTRTVVDARVNRRDFMEGHLPGTLYAPFDKSFPTIVGSYVLPESEVVLIIEEAFIEEAILDLIRIGYDHVGAYVTPDVVESSSGLKAIDVIDITEMDRRQKAEGGLVLDVRRLDEFEASHVPGALNIAHTRLRVREAELPKDREILVHCRTGARAAPAVALLQRDGYDVVYVDGEFGSWRPTVAAKA, from the coding sequence ATGTTCTTTCGTCAGATCTTCGAAGAGAAGCTCGCCCAGTACGCCTACCTCGTCGGGTGTCAGCGCACTGGTGAGGCGCTGGTGATCGATCCGATGCGTGACGTGGCGCGCTACCGGAAGATCGCGGAAGAAGAGGGGCTGCGTCTGGTGGCCGCAACGGAAACACACATCCACGCGGACTTCCTCTCCGGGATCCGCGAGCTTGCCGAGCTGCACGGCGTCAAAGCGTATCTGTCCGCGGAGGGCGGCGCCGGTTGGGAGTACACCTGGCCGGAGAGGGGACGGCACGACGTCCACTTCTTGAAGCACGGCGACCACTTTCGCGTGGGAAACATCCGCATCGAGGCGGTGCACACGCCTGGGCACACTCCCGAGCACCTCAGCTTCCTGATCACGGACGAGGGCGGCGGGGCCAACGAGCCCATGGGCATCGCCTCCGGGGACTTCGTGTTCGTGGGTGATCTGGGCCGCCCCGACCTGCTCGAGACGGCCGCGGGCGTGGAGGGCGCCATGGAGCCTTCGGCCCGCCGGCTCTGGGAGTCCGCGACCCGGTTCCTCGAACTGCCCGACTATCTACAGGTCTGGCCTGGACACGGCGCCGGGAGCGCCTGCGGCAAGGCGCTGGGCGCCGTTCCGGAAACCACGGTCGGCTATGAACGGCGCTTCAGCCCCGCCCTGGACATGGTGCAACGCAGCCAGAACGACTTCGTCGATTTCATCCTCACCGGTCAGCCCGAGCCGCCGGTGTACTTCGCCGAGATGAAGCGCCTCAACCGCGATGGGGCCCCGGTGCTGGGGCAGATCCCCCGCGCTCGGCGGCTGGACCAGGCGGCCCTCACGGCGGCGCTTGCGGATACCACCAGGACGGTGGTCGACGCGCGCGTCAATCGTCGCGACTTCATGGAAGGGCACTTGCCGGGCACGCTCTACGCACCCTTCGACAAGAGCTTCCCCACCATCGTGGGGTCGTACGTGCTTCCCGAGTCCGAAGTGGTGCTCATCATCGAAGAGGCGTTCATCGAGGAGGCGATCCTCGACCTGATCCGCATCGGCTACGATCATGTAGGTGCCTATGTCACACCCGACGTGGTGGAGTCGTCGAGTGGCCTGAAGGCGATCGATGTGATCGATATCACGGAGATGGATCGTCGGCAGAAGGCCGAGGGCGGATTGGTGTTGGATGTCCGGCGCCTGGACGAGTTCGAGGCCAGCCACGTACCGGGCGCCCTGAACATCGCCCACACCCGTTTGCGGGTTCGGGAGGCGGAGCTTCCCAAGGACCGCGAGATCCTGGTCCACTGCCGGACCGGGGCGCGGGCGGCTCCGGCGGTTGCCTTGCTCCAGAGGGACGGATACGACGTGGTCTACGTCGATGGGGAATTCGGGTCGTGGCGCCCGACCGTGGCGGCCAAGGCATGA
- a CDS encoding M20/M25/M40 family metallo-hydrolase, translating into MIRPSRLLALGFLLLGSVGPRPLPAQTPDLSGELGEVRTMLQSPAVQRAMEYVRASRDETLTEWLSLCNADGASGREGNRSRLLYKLFRIYGLDDVRIDDSGTVIGIRRGVGGGPTVVLNAHHDNVALSPEGQSVEAFIADGRVWCPAAFDDLAGVTQMLGVLRALNAAGIETRGDIWFVGLTGEEAPHGPDHPDASPGVEHLVRAHVPRDLDWRRGDILMQFHGRGGAGVTTGSTPLRNRSQLRVFAPFEGDRWSPHAVDALGRILVRLSEEVRDPRAGEEPFPVRVQPDPNSAVLYLNMAMIHASDIIARPASEAWVRFDMRSDANARLQQAHDAIRRIAAEETARMGGGFSFSYEINSVNGTEAGVPGWNPADNRPARVAAAAGVALYGSEPLIDPTTGCGDCVRAFASGMPAMSFRGGVREDFGDPVGTLSGYDPVRLRSTSHDVTESAEIAQLWPGLKQGLLFAITYAGLAN; encoded by the coding sequence ATGATCCGACCTTCGCGGCTCCTGGCATTGGGCTTCCTGCTCCTGGGGTCAGTCGGGCCCCGTCCCCTCCCGGCCCAGACCCCAGATCTCTCGGGTGAGCTCGGCGAGGTGCGCACGATGCTGCAGTCCCCTGCAGTACAGCGCGCGATGGAGTACGTGCGCGCCTCGCGCGACGAGACGCTCACGGAATGGCTTTCCCTCTGCAACGCCGACGGCGCCTCCGGCCGGGAAGGCAACCGCTCTCGGCTGCTGTACAAGCTCTTTCGGATCTACGGGCTCGATGACGTGCGCATCGACGATTCAGGTACCGTGATCGGGATCCGTCGCGGCGTCGGGGGCGGCCCCACCGTGGTGCTGAACGCGCACCACGACAACGTCGCTCTCTCCCCGGAGGGCCAGTCCGTGGAGGCGTTCATCGCCGACGGTCGGGTCTGGTGCCCCGCCGCCTTCGACGACCTGGCCGGCGTGACCCAGATGTTGGGCGTGCTGCGCGCACTGAATGCCGCCGGTATCGAGACCCGCGGCGACATCTGGTTCGTCGGTCTCACCGGGGAGGAAGCGCCGCACGGACCGGATCACCCGGACGCCAGCCCCGGCGTCGAGCACCTGGTGCGCGCCCATGTGCCTCGCGACCTGGACTGGCGGCGTGGGGACATCCTGATGCAGTTCCACGGTCGCGGGGGCGCGGGCGTCACCACGGGGAGCACGCCGCTGCGCAACCGCAGCCAGCTCCGGGTCTTCGCCCCCTTCGAGGGCGATCGCTGGTCGCCGCATGCGGTCGACGCCCTGGGTCGCATCCTGGTGCGCTTGAGTGAGGAAGTGCGTGACCCGCGCGCCGGCGAGGAGCCATTCCCGGTGCGGGTGCAGCCCGATCCCAACTCAGCAGTGCTCTACCTGAACATGGCCATGATCCACGCCAGCGACATCATCGCACGGCCAGCCAGCGAGGCCTGGGTCCGCTTCGACATGCGCTCGGACGCGAACGCGCGCTTGCAGCAGGCGCACGACGCCATCCGGCGTATCGCGGCCGAAGAGACGGCCCGCATGGGAGGGGGATTCTCGTTCAGCTACGAGATCAACTCGGTCAACGGCACCGAGGCAGGGGTGCCCGGTTGGAACCCGGCGGACAACCGACCTGCCCGGGTGGCGGCCGCGGCGGGAGTCGCGCTCTACGGCAGCGAGCCGCTGATCGATCCCACGACCGGGTGCGGCGACTGCGTGCGGGCGTTCGCCTCGGGCATGCCGGCCATGTCCTTCCGGGGCGGGGTGCGGGAGGACTTCGGCGACCCGGTCGGTACACTCAGCGGATACGACCCGGTGCGACTGAGGAGCACGTCCCACGACGTCACCGAAAGCGCGGAGATCGCGCAGCTCTGGCCCGGCCTCAAGCAGGGCCTGCTGTTCGCGATCACCTACGCGGGCCTGGCAAACTGA
- a CDS encoding SulP family inorganic anion transporter codes for MKPRFSWHDIIAGVSVALVLIPQALAYADVAGLPGQHGLWAAAAAPIAAALFASSPFLQTGPVAVTSLLTLGALVQLAPAGSPRYVALAALLALLVGVVRLTIGLFQVGWISYLMSQPVILGFMSAASVLIAASQVPGLVGVPKGGAGVLADAVTALSSPATWSREALVLGAASIAVIVGLRRWWPRIPGVLVVAAGALVYSRTMEFQGPVTGSITAGLPHLSLRLPWSAVPALLLPGLVIALVGFADAAAIARTYATRDRQSWDPDREFIGQGFANVASGLVGGFAVGGSFARSSLGRLAGARSRWAGFVTGLTVLAFLPFADMLRAMPSAALAAIVITATWSLIDVKAIARVTRLSVSQGVVALTTFATTLLFAPRIDLAVLLGIATSLAVHAYRELRLVPNLRIDGDVIEVAPQGVLWFASAPFLEPELLWALSQYEGAKVLRVDLKGLGRIDLSGALALRRILDDARDAGLVTELVGVPVHAERWVRKVLSPDGGEEP; via the coding sequence CTGAAACCGCGCTTTTCGTGGCACGACATCATCGCCGGCGTCTCGGTGGCGCTGGTTCTGATCCCGCAGGCGCTGGCGTACGCCGACGTGGCGGGGTTGCCTGGGCAACACGGACTCTGGGCTGCGGCCGCCGCGCCCATCGCTGCGGCGTTGTTCGCTTCGTCTCCATTCCTGCAGACGGGCCCTGTCGCCGTCACGTCGCTGCTGACCCTCGGTGCGTTGGTACAGCTCGCGCCGGCTGGAAGTCCCCGCTACGTAGCCCTGGCCGCCTTGTTGGCGCTGCTGGTTGGCGTTGTCCGCCTCACGATCGGGCTCTTCCAGGTGGGGTGGATCAGCTATCTGATGTCGCAGCCGGTGATCCTGGGCTTCATGTCGGCGGCGAGCGTATTGATTGCTGCGTCGCAGGTGCCCGGCCTGGTGGGCGTACCCAAGGGTGGAGCAGGCGTTCTGGCGGATGCCGTCACCGCACTGTCCTCACCCGCGACCTGGTCGCGGGAGGCACTGGTGCTGGGGGCCGCCTCCATCGCGGTGATCGTCGGCCTGCGCCGCTGGTGGCCGCGCATCCCCGGCGTGCTGGTCGTGGCGGCGGGGGCGTTGGTGTACTCGCGCACGATGGAGTTCCAGGGCCCGGTGACCGGATCCATCACGGCCGGGCTCCCGCACCTGTCGTTGCGGCTCCCGTGGTCGGCCGTGCCGGCGCTGCTGCTCCCGGGCCTGGTGATCGCATTGGTGGGCTTCGCCGACGCGGCAGCCATCGCCCGGACCTATGCGACCCGGGACCGGCAGTCCTGGGATCCCGACCGGGAATTCATCGGGCAGGGCTTCGCCAACGTCGCGTCCGGACTGGTGGGCGGCTTCGCGGTCGGCGGTTCGTTCGCCCGTTCCAGCCTGGGACGCCTGGCCGGAGCACGTTCCCGTTGGGCCGGCTTCGTCACCGGTCTGACGGTGCTGGCGTTCCTGCCCTTCGCGGACATGCTCCGGGCGATGCCCAGCGCGGCCTTGGCGGCGATCGTGATCACGGCCACCTGGAGCCTCATCGATGTGAAGGCCATCGCGCGGGTGACGCGGTTGTCCGTCTCGCAAGGCGTGGTGGCCCTGACCACGTTCGCGACGACGCTCCTGTTCGCGCCGCGGATCGATCTGGCGGTCCTGCTCGGCATCGCCACCTCGTTGGCCGTGCACGCCTATCGTGAGCTGCGCCTGGTGCCGAACCTGCGAATCGACGGAGACGTCATCGAAGTGGCTCCGCAGGGCGTGCTGTGGTTCGCCTCGGCACCGTTCCTGGAGCCGGAGCTCCTGTGGGCCCTCTCCCAGTACGAAGGGGCCAAGGTGCTGCGCGTCGATCTCAAGGGCTTGGGCCGCATCGACCTGTCAGGAGCCCTCGCGCTGCGGCGCATCCTGGACGATGCCCGCGACGCCGGACTGGTCACGGAGCTGGTCGGAGTCCCGGTCCACGCGGAGCGCTGGGTGCGGAAGGTCCTCTCCCCGGACGGCGGGGAGGAGCCCTAA
- a CDS encoding molybdopterin-dependent oxidoreductase: MTPLSPFPPKERWDDWTELDTQAWPRRKECRYALIPTTCFNCESACGLLAYVDHATGQVRKLEGNPEHPGSRGRNCAKGPATLNQIQDPDRILHPLRRVGERGQGHWEQVSWDEALDDIARRVRAALTEQRGEDVMYHVGRPGEDGFTERMIAQWGIDGHNSHTNICSAGARTGYAFWMGIDRPSPDHQNAKVILLMSSHLEAGHYFNPHAQRIMEGKKRGAKVIVLDTRLSNTATHADYWLSPYPGSEAAIFLAMAAHLIRTRRYDAEFVRRWWNWEEYLEQMAPDAEPTFERFHESLLTIYADYTFEYAAAESGVAADVLEEVAEVVAEAGPQLASHTWRSASAGNLGGWQTSRTLFMLNALLGAIAVPGGTYPNAWNKYVPRPIQLPRHPATWNDMTWPDEYPLAHMEMSFLLPHLLRRRERPLEVYFSRVYNPVWTNPDGFSWIEMLTDPARIGLHVALTPTWNETAYFADYVLPMGLSSERHDLTSYEQYDGQWIAFRQPVLREARTRGGESVSDTRDVNPGQVWEENEFWIDLTWRIDPDGSLGIRSFFESRARPGEKLTVDEYYGWLFEHSVPGLPEAAAAKGLTPLQYMRRFGAFEVSRGVGAVYQESVAADELQDARTDEQGRVFTRAPKPATHNVVPLPVLDPDAEGRRRVGVDVDGEIKRGFPTPSGRLEFWSRTVAEWGWPELAIPTYVKSQIHPDHLEEGQVPLIATFRLPVHIHTRSANAKWLDEIAHSNPLWIHPQRANALGVKTGDLVRVETRIGYFVLRAWVTEGIRPDVVACSHHMGRWRVEGPGQRAGMATVQLQRTGSGWSLRQSSGPGPFASADADTARIWWTDAGVHQNLTFGVQPDPISGAHCWHQAVRVRRAEPGDRYGDVHVDTEKSRAVYEEWLQRARPASRFSPDGTRRPYWLLRPVRPERDAYRLPERER; this comes from the coding sequence ATGACCCCACTCTCCCCCTTTCCTCCAAAGGAACGCTGGGACGACTGGACCGAGCTGGACACCCAGGCCTGGCCGCGTCGCAAGGAGTGCCGGTATGCGCTGATTCCGACGACCTGCTTCAACTGCGAGTCGGCCTGCGGGTTGCTCGCCTATGTGGATCACGCCACCGGACAGGTGCGCAAGCTCGAGGGGAACCCCGAGCATCCGGGTTCCCGGGGTCGCAACTGCGCGAAGGGGCCTGCGACGCTCAACCAGATCCAGGATCCTGACCGGATCCTGCACCCGCTGCGTCGGGTGGGTGAGCGGGGACAAGGCCACTGGGAGCAGGTGAGCTGGGACGAGGCGCTCGACGACATCGCCCGTCGCGTCCGAGCCGCCCTCACGGAGCAGCGGGGCGAAGACGTGATGTACCACGTCGGCCGCCCCGGCGAAGACGGTTTCACCGAGCGCATGATCGCCCAGTGGGGCATCGACGGACACAACTCCCACACCAACATCTGTTCGGCTGGTGCGCGCACGGGGTACGCGTTCTGGATGGGGATCGACCGGCCCAGCCCTGATCACCAGAACGCCAAGGTGATCCTGTTGATGTCCAGCCACCTGGAGGCGGGTCACTACTTCAATCCCCACGCGCAACGCATCATGGAGGGCAAGAAGCGAGGCGCCAAGGTCATCGTGCTCGATACGCGCCTCTCCAATACGGCGACACACGCCGACTACTGGCTCTCGCCCTATCCGGGCTCAGAAGCTGCCATTTTCCTCGCCATGGCCGCGCATCTCATCCGCACGCGCCGCTACGACGCGGAGTTCGTGCGTCGCTGGTGGAATTGGGAGGAGTACCTCGAGCAGATGGCCCCGGACGCCGAGCCCACCTTCGAGCGTTTCCACGAGTCGCTGCTGACGATCTACGCCGACTACACGTTCGAGTACGCCGCTGCGGAGTCCGGTGTCGCCGCCGACGTGCTCGAGGAAGTCGCGGAGGTGGTCGCGGAGGCAGGACCCCAGTTGGCAAGCCACACCTGGCGCTCCGCCTCCGCGGGCAACCTGGGCGGTTGGCAGACCTCACGCACCCTGTTCATGCTGAATGCCCTGCTGGGGGCGATCGCGGTGCCGGGGGGGACCTACCCGAACGCGTGGAACAAGTACGTGCCGCGCCCGATCCAATTGCCGCGGCACCCCGCCACCTGGAACGACATGACCTGGCCGGACGAGTATCCGCTGGCGCACATGGAAATGTCATTCTTGTTGCCGCATTTGCTGCGCCGACGGGAGCGGCCGCTCGAGGTCTACTTCAGCCGTGTCTACAATCCCGTCTGGACCAACCCCGACGGATTCAGCTGGATCGAGATGCTGACGGATCCCGCCCGCATCGGACTCCATGTGGCGCTGACACCCACGTGGAACGAAACCGCGTACTTCGCGGACTATGTGCTCCCCATGGGCCTATCCTCTGAGCGGCACGACCTCACGTCGTACGAGCAGTACGACGGGCAGTGGATCGCCTTCCGACAGCCGGTGCTGCGAGAGGCCCGGACCCGGGGTGGGGAATCGGTCTCCGACACACGCGACGTCAACCCGGGTCAGGTCTGGGAGGAGAACGAGTTCTGGATCGACCTCACCTGGAGGATCGATCCGGACGGCAGCCTGGGCATCCGGTCGTTCTTCGAATCCAGGGCCCGTCCCGGTGAGAAACTCACCGTGGACGAGTACTACGGATGGCTGTTCGAGCACTCCGTACCCGGCCTGCCGGAGGCCGCGGCGGCGAAGGGCCTGACGCCGCTGCAGTACATGCGGCGCTTTGGTGCGTTCGAGGTGAGTCGTGGCGTGGGTGCGGTCTACCAGGAATCGGTCGCCGCCGACGAGCTGCAGGACGCACGCACGGACGAGCAGGGCCGTGTGTTCACGCGTGCACCCAAGCCGGCGACCCACAACGTCGTTCCCCTGCCCGTGCTGGACCCGGACGCGGAGGGGCGCCGCCGGGTGGGTGTCGATGTGGATGGCGAGATCAAGCGGGGGTTCCCGACCCCGAGTGGCCGCCTCGAGTTCTGGTCGCGGACTGTGGCGGAATGGGGCTGGCCCGAGTTGGCCATTCCCACGTACGTGAAGAGTCAGATCCATCCGGATCATCTCGAGGAAGGGCAAGTGCCCCTGATCGCGACGTTCCGACTGCCGGTACACATCCATACGCGGAGCGCCAACGCCAAGTGGTTGGATGAGATCGCGCACTCGAATCCCCTCTGGATCCACCCGCAGCGCGCGAACGCGCTGGGAGTGAAGACGGGGGATCTGGTGCGTGTCGAGACGCGGATCGGGTACTTCGTGCTGCGAGCCTGGGTCACAGAGGGGATCCGCCCCGACGTGGTCGCGTGCTCCCACCACATGGGACGCTGGCGTGTCGAGGGGCCGGGACAGCGAGCCGGGATGGCAACCGTCCAGTTGCAGCGCACCGGAAGTGGCTGGTCGCTGCGGCAGAGCAGCGGTCCCGGCCCTTTCGCGTCCGCGGACGCGGACACAGCACGCATCTGGTGGACCGACGCCGGCGTGCACCAGAATCTGACCTTCGGTGTGCAGCCGGATCCCATTTCCGGCGCGCATTGTTGGCATCAAGCGGTGCGGGTCCGTCGGGCCGAGCCGGGCGACCGCTACGGAGACGTACACGTGGACACGGAGAAGTCGCGCGCGGTATACGAAGAATGGCTGCAGCGCGCCCGTCCGGCCTCGCGGTTCTCACCGGACGGCACGCGGCGACCCTATTGGTTGCTGCGGCCGGTGCGGCCGGAGCGTGACGCCTATCGCCTGCCGGAGAGGGAGCGCTGA
- a CDS encoding TonB-dependent receptor: protein MARVLRILLALALFVVLPRGVAAQNGTVAGRVTGEDGSALIGAQVSLSGTGQGAITNARGAFLIVNVPPGSYTLQVQMLGYQDSEVTVQVAAGQTVTHNFRITQTAVAIEGVAVTVGSRRAVTAADELAVPVDVFSADEIQMATPQLEVATILQELSPAIYFPRPQIADLTSGVRPFQLRGLSPDHSLVLINGKRRHSTAVVHVFGAASGGAGSSGVDMNAIVPSAMGGMEILRDGAAAQYGSDAIAGVINVQLRDDIHRPEFSASVGQYRPEYFDPDGERFEFTGSSGWGLGERGTLVLSGMFSSRAETERAGPDPRDQIVPGDADVVADTNGDGINEIIQKNNAVPMPNHVIGDGASKNGGGFFNLNYALNEDQTHNLYGFGGYTFRRDLHSGFYRRGLDNRNWPQIFPLGFLPHFRGDATDFMWVSGVRGFAGQWNYDISGQWGRNSLDTDIYQTMNVSLGPCLDASCSNAPGESLGPGPDGVPGTGDEIPNKTDVYAGKLISNQAVVSADFNRGVDIGASSPLNLAVGLAFRADNFQIEAGEAASYVNGNHPTRSGGTAAVGSQVFTGFRPDQAVDKWRSNVGAYVDVETDVTERLLVAAAARFENYSDFGSTVTGKIATRLQAGDQFILRGAVSTGFRAPNLNQSYYSHVSTGFRTDPNNPGNQIAYEIGEIPVESPEARALGAESLREETSTNYSGGIAFTPVERLTFTVDGYLIDLRDRIILTGSLEGPTVEALLAQFGAPTVKFFTNAVDTRTKGVDVTARYRHLLPAGTYLELLAQYNRNSIEVTDVHVPAVIQEIADQVFDSGDRYVLENGRPRDRATTRARFVHERFDVGLAGNWYGQQVDRLEEGATPAQDVFLENGPHFVMDGDASYNVTDGIRLSIGAENLLNARPVVVPEGYNFSGIFPFDSSSGLSMNGRYIYTKVNVKF, encoded by the coding sequence ATGGCTCGAGTGTTACGAATCCTGCTTGCTCTGGCGCTGTTCGTGGTGTTGCCCCGCGGGGTGGCAGCGCAGAACGGCACCGTTGCGGGCCGCGTCACCGGCGAGGACGGCTCGGCCTTGATCGGAGCACAGGTCAGCCTTTCAGGCACCGGGCAGGGAGCGATCACCAACGCCCGCGGGGCGTTCTTGATCGTCAATGTCCCGCCTGGCTCCTACACGCTGCAGGTGCAGATGCTGGGATACCAGGATTCCGAGGTGACCGTCCAGGTCGCCGCGGGGCAGACCGTCACCCACAACTTCCGCATCACCCAGACCGCGGTGGCCATCGAAGGGGTGGCCGTCACGGTGGGTTCCCGGCGCGCGGTCACGGCCGCCGACGAGTTGGCTGTCCCCGTGGACGTGTTCAGCGCCGACGAGATCCAGATGGCTACGCCACAACTGGAGGTGGCCACCATCCTGCAGGAGCTGTCACCGGCGATCTACTTCCCGCGTCCTCAGATCGCCGACCTGACGTCGGGCGTGCGGCCCTTCCAGCTCCGTGGCCTGAGCCCGGACCACTCCCTGGTGCTGATCAACGGCAAGCGCAGGCACTCCACGGCAGTCGTGCACGTCTTCGGTGCCGCATCCGGAGGCGCTGGATCCAGCGGCGTGGACATGAACGCCATCGTCCCGTCGGCCATGGGTGGAATGGAGATCCTGCGCGACGGGGCCGCGGCCCAGTACGGGTCGGATGCCATCGCCGGAGTGATCAACGTGCAGCTCCGCGACGACATCCATCGTCCGGAGTTTTCGGCGTCGGTGGGACAGTACCGGCCCGAGTACTTCGATCCCGATGGCGAGCGCTTCGAGTTTACCGGAAGCTCCGGCTGGGGACTCGGTGAGCGTGGCACGCTGGTGCTCAGCGGTATGTTCTCCAGCCGCGCCGAGACCGAACGGGCCGGCCCCGACCCGCGCGACCAGATCGTCCCGGGCGACGCGGACGTGGTGGCGGACACCAATGGCGACGGCATCAACGAGATCATCCAGAAGAACAATGCGGTGCCCATGCCCAACCACGTGATCGGGGATGGCGCCAGCAAGAACGGTGGTGGGTTCTTCAACCTCAACTACGCGCTCAACGAGGACCAGACCCACAACCTGTACGGGTTCGGAGGCTACACCTTCCGCCGCGACCTGCACAGCGGCTTCTATCGGCGCGGGTTGGACAACCGCAACTGGCCGCAGATCTTCCCGCTCGGGTTCCTCCCGCATTTCCGCGGGGATGCCACCGACTTCATGTGGGTGAGCGGAGTCCGCGGGTTCGCAGGGCAGTGGAACTACGACATCAGTGGCCAGTGGGGTCGCAATTCGCTGGACACGGATATCTACCAGACGATGAACGTGTCGTTGGGACCGTGCCTGGATGCGAGCTGCAGCAACGCGCCCGGCGAGTCGCTGGGACCGGGGCCCGATGGGGTGCCTGGCACGGGGGACGAGATCCCCAACAAGACCGACGTCTACGCCGGAAAGCTGATCAGCAACCAAGCAGTCGTCTCCGCGGACTTCAACCGCGGCGTCGACATCGGCGCCTCTTCGCCGCTGAATCTGGCCGTGGGGCTCGCCTTCCGTGCCGACAACTTCCAGATCGAGGCCGGCGAAGCCGCGTCCTATGTCAACGGAAACCATCCGACCCGCTCAGGCGGCACCGCCGCGGTGGGGAGCCAGGTGTTTACGGGCTTCCGACCCGATCAGGCGGTCGACAAGTGGCGCTCCAACGTCGGCGCCTACGTGGATGTGGAGACGGACGTTACCGAGCGGCTGCTGGTGGCGGCCGCCGCGCGCTTCGAGAACTACAGCGACTTCGGAAGCACGGTGACCGGGAAGATCGCCACGCGCTTGCAGGCGGGCGATCAGTTCATCCTGCGTGGTGCGGTGAGCACGGGATTCCGCGCTCCCAACTTGAACCAGAGCTACTACAGCCACGTTTCGACGGGCTTCCGCACGGATCCGAACAATCCTGGCAACCAGATCGCCTACGAGATCGGTGAGATCCCGGTCGAATCGCCGGAAGCGAGGGCGTTGGGGGCAGAGTCCCTCCGCGAGGAGACTTCGACCAACTACAGCGGCGGAATCGCGTTCACGCCCGTCGAGCGCCTCACCTTCACGGTGGACGGCTACCTCATCGATCTGCGTGACCGGATCATCCTGACCGGTTCATTGGAGGGTCCAACGGTCGAGGCGCTGTTGGCCCAGTTCGGCGCACCCACGGTGAAGTTCTTCACCAACGCCGTGGACACGCGCACCAAGGGCGTCGATGTGACCGCCCGTTACCGCCACTTGTTGCCGGCGGGCACCTATCTCGAGCTTCTGGCCCAGTACAACCGGAACTCGATCGAGGTCACCGACGTGCACGTGCCGGCCGTGATCCAGGAGATCGCGGACCAGGTGTTCGATAGTGGCGACCGTTACGTGCTGGAGAATGGACGGCCCCGGGATCGTGCGACCACGCGAGCGCGTTTCGTGCACGAGAGGTTCGATGTCGGGCTGGCCGGGAACTGGTACGGCCAGCAGGTGGATCGTCTGGAGGAGGGCGCGACGCCGGCCCAGGACGTGTTCCTGGAGAACGGGCCGCACTTCGTGATGGACGGCGATGCCAGCTACAACGTCACGGACGGTATCCGACTGTCCATCGGCGCCGAGAACCTGCTGAACGCACGTCCGGTGGTGGTGCCCGAGGGCTACAACTTCTCGGGCATCTTCCCGTTCGACAGCTCCTCGGGGCTGAGCATGAACGGGCGCTACATCTATACGAAGGTGAACGTGAAGTTCTAG